A single genomic interval of Bradyrhizobium sp. AZCC 1693 harbors:
- a CDS encoding thiamine pyrophosphate-binding protein: protein MKNKITGRSAFLALLKDEGVTHLFGNPGTTELPIMHALKDHPDLTYVMAMQESLVVAMADGFSRASGKLVACNVHVAPGLGNAMGSLYNASFTGTPLILTAGQQEQGHGLTEPVLHGPLVQMAAPLVKWAVEVTRLEDLPRIVRRAAKIATTPPTGPVFISLPGDILNAEAGIELGRSTRVDTRVKPAEESLQALTARILKAERPVIIVGDEIVKSDALQEAARLAETLGCPAYQSSTPYGAHFLSESPCFMGALARIQKIARDTLSPYDLIIALGGDPLRMSVFSEIEPLPDGLSIVQVGLVDHDLARNYGVEIALKADVRETLRALVPALKAAGGSGLETRAKQGLAALASKNWTARRRPLVEQISKHVSTSPIDPDWLALQVVEAMPENAILVDEGLTSSRQMIALRPHRDRYGYHALASGGIGWGLPASVGVSLANPERPVVCYSGDGSSMYSIQSLWTAANHKLPLTFVIVNNGGYRIIKQRLLAFHGDDHYVGMDFIDPPVDFTGVAKSLGLEATRVTDPSQLKSVLSSAFSRPGAKLVEVVVSNSVN from the coding sequence ATGAAAAACAAGATCACCGGGCGCTCCGCATTTCTGGCACTGCTGAAAGACGAAGGCGTCACGCATCTGTTCGGCAATCCCGGCACCACCGAACTGCCGATCATGCACGCGCTGAAGGACCATCCCGACCTCACCTATGTGATGGCGATGCAGGAAAGCCTCGTCGTCGCCATGGCCGACGGTTTTAGCCGCGCCTCGGGCAAGCTCGTCGCATGCAACGTGCACGTCGCGCCCGGCCTCGGCAACGCGATGGGCTCGCTCTATAACGCGAGCTTTACGGGGACGCCGCTGATCCTGACAGCCGGCCAGCAGGAGCAGGGTCACGGCCTGACGGAGCCGGTGCTCCACGGTCCGCTGGTGCAGATGGCGGCGCCGCTGGTGAAATGGGCGGTCGAGGTGACGCGGCTGGAAGATTTGCCGCGCATCGTGCGCCGCGCCGCCAAGATCGCGACCACGCCGCCGACCGGCCCGGTATTCATCTCGCTGCCGGGCGACATCCTCAATGCCGAGGCCGGCATCGAACTCGGCCGCTCGACCCGGGTCGATACGCGCGTCAAACCGGCGGAGGAATCGTTGCAGGCGCTGACCGCGCGCATCCTCAAAGCGGAGCGGCCCGTCATCATTGTCGGCGACGAGATCGTCAAGAGCGACGCATTGCAGGAGGCGGCTCGATTGGCGGAAACGCTGGGCTGTCCGGCGTATCAGTCTTCAACGCCCTATGGCGCGCATTTCCTCTCTGAGAGCCCGTGCTTCATGGGCGCGCTGGCGCGCATCCAGAAAATCGCCCGCGATACGCTGTCGCCGTACGATCTCATCATCGCGCTCGGCGGCGATCCCTTGCGGATGTCGGTGTTTAGCGAAATCGAACCGCTGCCGGACGGGCTTTCAATCGTTCAGGTCGGCCTGGTCGATCACGACCTCGCCAGGAATTACGGCGTCGAGATCGCGCTCAAGGCCGATGTGCGGGAAACCCTGCGTGCGCTGGTGCCGGCGCTGAAGGCCGCGGGCGGCAGTGGGCTCGAAACGCGTGCGAAGCAGGGACTGGCCGCGCTGGCGTCGAAGAACTGGACAGCCAGGCGCAGGCCGCTGGTCGAACAGATATCGAAACACGTCAGCACTTCGCCGATCGATCCGGATTGGCTGGCGCTGCAGGTGGTCGAGGCGATGCCCGAGAATGCGATCCTGGTCGATGAGGGACTGACCTCGTCGCGGCAGATGATCGCGCTGCGCCCGCATCGCGATCGCTACGGCTATCACGCGCTCGCTTCGGGCGGCATCGGCTGGGGATTGCCGGCGTCCGTCGGCGTCAGCCTCGCCAACCCCGAGCGGCCGGTCGTGTGTTACTCCGGCGACGGCAGTTCGATGTATTCGATCCAGTCGCTATGGACCGCGGCAAACCACAAGCTGCCGCTGACGTTCGTGATCGTCAACAATGGCGGCTACCGCATCATCAAGCAGCGCTTGCTCGCCTTCCACGGCGACGATCACTATGTCGGCATGGATTTCATCGATCCGCCGGTGGATTTTACGGGCGTGGCGAAATCGCTCGGACTTGAGGCGACACGGGTCACCGATCCCTCGCAATTGAAGTCCGTATTGTCATCCGCCTTCAGCCGCCCCGGCGCCAAGCTAGTTGAGGTGGTGGTGAGCAATTCGGTGAATTGA
- a CDS encoding LLM class flavin-dependent oxidoreductase: MTKQIRLNAFAMNCVAHQSPGLWTHPRDRTLGYNRLPYWLDLARVLERGRFDGLFLADVLGVYDVFGDNPDAALRNAAQTPANEPLMLIPAMAAVTQNLGFGVTSNLSFEPPYPFARRMSTLDHLTEGRIGWNVVTGYLDSAARGAGKDKQTAHDDRYAIADEYMELVYKLWEGSWEDDAVLRDRSRGIFADPSKVHRIEHEGSNYRLSAIHLSEPSPQRTPVLYQAGTSPRGRQFAAQHAECVFMSGPSAKIIGPRVAAIRAAAKEIGRNPAEILMFSMMTIILGRTEAEAKAKYADYRRHIAPEGALALMSGWMGIDFSGYDLDQQVRHIQNDAGRTALDNVTRADPDRVWTVREVVEHVGIGGAGPVVVGSPEKVADDIEAWFEQTDVDGLNVAFATSPGDFEDIADMLVPELTKRGRYKSEYAKGTLREKLFGAGRARLTTQHPAARYRPHMQAKAAE; this comes from the coding sequence ATGACAAAACAAATCCGGCTCAACGCCTTCGCCATGAACTGCGTGGCGCATCAATCGCCGGGGCTCTGGACCCATCCGCGCGACCGCACACTCGGCTACAACCGCCTGCCCTATTGGCTCGATCTGGCAAGGGTGCTGGAGCGCGGCCGCTTCGACGGACTGTTTCTCGCCGACGTGCTCGGCGTCTACGACGTGTTCGGCGATAACCCCGACGCCGCGCTGCGCAATGCCGCGCAGACGCCGGCCAACGAGCCGCTGATGCTGATCCCGGCGATGGCGGCGGTGACGCAAAATCTCGGTTTTGGCGTCACCAGCAATCTCTCCTTCGAGCCGCCCTACCCGTTTGCCCGACGGATGTCGACACTGGATCACCTGACTGAGGGGCGGATCGGCTGGAACGTGGTGACCGGCTATCTCGACAGTGCCGCCCGCGGCGCCGGCAAGGACAAGCAGACCGCGCATGACGACCGCTACGCGATCGCGGATGAATATATGGAGCTGGTCTACAAGCTCTGGGAAGGAAGCTGGGAGGACGACGCCGTGCTGCGCGACCGCTCGCGCGGCATCTTCGCCGATCCTTCCAAGGTGCATCGGATCGAGCATGAGGGAAGCAACTACCGGCTCAGCGCCATTCATCTCAGCGAGCCGTCGCCGCAGCGGACGCCGGTCTTGTATCAGGCCGGCACCTCGCCACGCGGACGGCAATTCGCCGCCCAGCACGCCGAATGCGTGTTCATGTCGGGCCCGTCGGCCAAGATCATCGGGCCACGCGTAGCGGCGATCCGCGCGGCTGCGAAGGAAATCGGGCGCAATCCGGCCGAGATCCTGATGTTCTCGATGATGACGATCATTCTCGGCCGCACCGAGGCCGAGGCGAAAGCGAAATACGCCGACTATCGCCGCCACATCGCGCCCGAGGGCGCGCTGGCCTTGATGTCGGGCTGGATGGGTATCGACTTCTCGGGCTACGACCTCGACCAGCAGGTGCGCCACATTCAGAACGATGCCGGCCGCACCGCGCTCGACAACGTCACCCGTGCCGATCCTGATAGGGTCTGGACCGTGCGCGAGGTTGTCGAGCATGTCGGCATCGGCGGCGCCGGGCCGGTCGTGGTCGGCTCGCCCGAAAAGGTCGCCGACGATATCGAGGCCTGGTTCGAGCAGACCGACGTCGATGGCCTCAACGTCGCATTCGCGACTTCACCCGGCGATTTCGAGGATATCGCCGATATGCTGGTGCCGGAGCTGACGAAGCGCGGACGGTACAAGAGCGAGTACGCGAAAGGAACGTTGCGCGAAAAACTGTTCGGTGCCGGACGGGCGCGGCTGACGACGCAGCATCCGGCGGCGAGGTATCGGCCCCACATGCAGGCGAAGGCGGCTGAGTAG
- a CDS encoding SDR family NAD(P)-dependent oxidoreductase, whose amino-acid sequence MTHPAMSPNNVAVITGGASGIGLAAARRFAGLGMKVCIADIEADRLTEAAAQLASVAKGGAADIMTASVDVSRFDDLANLETAVRKRFGGTDILMNNAGIGPDSNSFGPLENWQRILAVNLWGVVHGTQAFAPHMVERGRPGLIVNTGSKQGITTPPGNPAYNVSKAGVKAQTEALQHELRNIPGCKISAHLMIPGHVFTPLTARGRTEKPPGAWTAEQTVDFMIARLAAGDFYILCPDNDVPRPLDERRMLWAAGDIVENRPALSRWHPDYAEAFARFVKGE is encoded by the coding sequence ATGACCCATCCCGCCATGTCGCCGAACAATGTTGCCGTGATCACCGGAGGCGCGTCCGGCATCGGGCTTGCCGCCGCCAGACGTTTCGCCGGCCTCGGCATGAAGGTCTGCATCGCGGATATCGAAGCTGACCGGCTCACCGAGGCGGCCGCCCAACTGGCATCCGTCGCGAAGGGCGGCGCTGCCGATATCATGACTGCGTCCGTCGACGTCAGCCGCTTCGACGACCTGGCCAACCTGGAAACCGCGGTGCGGAAGCGGTTCGGCGGCACCGATATCCTGATGAACAATGCCGGCATCGGCCCCGACAGCAACAGTTTTGGTCCGCTGGAGAACTGGCAGCGCATTCTCGCGGTTAATTTGTGGGGTGTCGTTCACGGCACGCAGGCGTTTGCACCTCACATGGTTGAACGCGGGCGGCCCGGTCTCATCGTCAATACCGGCTCCAAGCAGGGCATCACGACGCCGCCCGGCAATCCCGCCTACAACGTCTCGAAGGCCGGCGTGAAAGCGCAGACGGAGGCGCTGCAGCACGAGTTGCGCAACATACCGGGCTGCAAAATCAGCGCGCATCTGATGATCCCCGGTCACGTCTTCACGCCGCTAACCGCGCGCGGCCGCACCGAGAAGCCGCCGGGCGCCTGGACGGCCGAGCAGACCGTCGACTTCATGATCGCGCGCCTCGCCGCCGGCGATTTCTACATCCTGTGCCCCGACAATGACGTGCCCCGGCCGCTCGACGAACGGCGCATGCTGTGGGCCGCCGGCGATATCGTGGAAAATCGCCCCGCGCTGTCGCGCTGGCACCCGGATTATGCGGAAGCGTTTGCGCGGTTTGTGAAGGGCGAATGA
- a CDS encoding alkene reductase, translating to MNYPSLFSPLKVGPYQLKHRLALAPLTRMRAAKPSLAPRPLNAEYYAQRATPGGLLIAEASPVTETGFGSPGVPGIYTEQQIAGWREVVDAVHARGGIIFLQLWHVGRVSHSSFQPGGVLPVAPSAVPIADLRTGTADGKAVPYETPRALETSEIPLVVDAYRQAAKNALAAGFDGVEVHGANGYLIEQFLQSHTNLRTDQYGGSIPNRTRFLMEVTQAVVDVWGADRVGVRLSPYGVANGSGEPDPMPLYTYAVEQLSPLGLAYLHFIEPRSSGAGRAEVNHQNVPSAMVLFRPIWKGVLITAGGFTGDTADAAIREGHADAVAFGRIFISNPDLPRRLQRGFPLTPYNRATFYGGDVVGYTDYPVHNELEQA from the coding sequence ATGAATTATCCATCGTTGTTTTCGCCGCTCAAGGTCGGCCCCTACCAGCTCAAGCATCGTCTCGCGTTGGCGCCGTTGACGCGGATGCGGGCGGCAAAACCTTCGCTCGCGCCGCGGCCGCTCAACGCCGAGTATTATGCGCAGCGCGCGACGCCGGGCGGGTTGCTCATCGCCGAAGCCTCGCCGGTGACGGAAACGGGCTTCGGTAGCCCCGGCGTGCCCGGCATCTATACCGAACAGCAGATCGCGGGCTGGCGCGAGGTCGTCGATGCCGTTCACGCCAGGGGCGGAATTATTTTTCTGCAGCTCTGGCATGTCGGACGCGTCTCGCATTCCTCGTTCCAGCCGGGCGGGGTGTTGCCGGTCGCGCCGTCGGCGGTGCCGATTGCGGACCTGAGAACAGGGACCGCGGACGGCAAGGCGGTGCCCTACGAGACGCCGCGCGCGCTCGAGACATCGGAAATCCCTTTGGTGGTCGACGCCTATCGTCAGGCGGCGAAGAATGCGCTGGCAGCCGGCTTCGACGGCGTCGAGGTGCACGGCGCCAACGGCTATTTGATCGAGCAATTCCTGCAGTCGCACACCAACTTGCGCACCGACCAATATGGCGGCTCGATTCCGAACCGCACGCGCTTCCTGATGGAAGTGACGCAGGCGGTGGTGGACGTGTGGGGCGCCGACCGCGTCGGCGTGCGGCTGTCGCCCTATGGCGTCGCCAATGGCAGCGGCGAGCCGGACCCGATGCCGCTCTACACATATGCTGTTGAACAGCTCAGTCCGCTTGGCCTCGCCTATTTGCATTTCATCGAGCCGCGCTCCTCCGGCGCCGGCCGCGCCGAGGTCAACCATCAGAACGTGCCCTCGGCGATGGTGCTGTTCCGCCCGATCTGGAAGGGCGTGCTGATCACCGCCGGCGGCTTCACCGGCGACACCGCGGATGCGGCGATCCGCGAAGGGCACGCCGACGCGGTCGCGTTCGGCCGCATCTTCATTTCCAACCCGGACCTGCCGCGCCGCCTGCAACGCGGTTTTCCGCTGACGCCGTACAACCGCGCGACGTTCTATGGCGGCGACGTGGTGGGCTATACGGATTATCCTGTTCATAACGAGCTGGAGCAGGCGTGA
- a CDS encoding Bug family tripartite tricarboxylate transporter substrate binding protein, translating to MSRARRLTIAVAAVGMLISAAAGAQEYPTKPITLIVPWPAGGSTDISMRAIAESASKLLGQPIAIDNKAGGSGTVGPATMAAAARPDGYTIAQIPITVFRLPLMQEVSWNPDKDFTYIVHLTGYTFGVTASAESPFKTWKDVVEYAKQNPGKVTYATPGAGTSLHIGMEQIASMAGIKLTQVPFKGGAETNAAVLGQHTMLQADSTGWRPLVDAGKLRLLMVWTSARSPNYPDVPTLKELGYPMVYDSPFGIAGPKGMDPKIVAKLHDAFKKALEDPAVIATLAKFDMVPNYKNTEDYKKFVVEVTESERKVIDKLGLAKKTN from the coding sequence ATGTCCAGGGCTCGCCGTTTGACGATCGCCGTCGCCGCCGTCGGCATGCTGATTTCAGCAGCCGCCGGCGCGCAGGAATATCCCACCAAGCCGATCACGCTGATCGTCCCGTGGCCGGCAGGCGGCTCGACCGACATCTCGATGCGGGCGATCGCCGAAAGCGCCTCAAAACTGCTCGGACAGCCGATCGCCATCGACAACAAGGCCGGTGGCAGCGGCACCGTCGGCCCTGCCACCATGGCGGCGGCGGCCAGGCCGGACGGCTACACTATCGCGCAGATTCCGATCACCGTGTTCCGCCTGCCGTTAATGCAGGAGGTGTCGTGGAATCCAGACAAGGACTTCACCTATATCGTCCACCTCACCGGCTACACGTTCGGCGTCACCGCCAGCGCCGAGTCGCCATTCAAGACCTGGAAGGATGTGGTCGAATACGCCAAGCAGAACCCCGGCAAGGTGACCTATGCGACGCCAGGCGCCGGCACGTCGCTGCATATCGGCATGGAGCAGATCGCTTCGATGGCCGGCATCAAGCTGACACAGGTGCCTTTCAAGGGCGGCGCGGAAACCAATGCCGCGGTGCTGGGACAGCACACCATGCTGCAGGCGGATTCGACCGGCTGGCGGCCGCTGGTCGACGCCGGCAAGCTGCGGCTGTTGATGGTGTGGACCTCGGCGCGCTCGCCGAACTATCCCGATGTGCCGACGCTCAAGGAGCTCGGTTATCCCATGGTCTATGATTCGCCGTTCGGCATCGCCGGACCGAAGGGCATGGACCCGAAGATCGTCGCCAAGCTGCACGACGCCTTCAAGAAGGCACTGGAAGACCCAGCCGTGATCGCCACGCTCGCCAAATTCGACATGGTGCCGAACTACAAGAACACCGAGGACTACAAGAAGTTCGTCGTCGAAGTGACCGAATCCGAGCGCAAGGTGATCGACAAGCTCGGGCTGGCGAAGAAGACGAACTAG
- a CDS encoding tripartite tricarboxylate transporter permease, with protein sequence MDTLINVAHGFGVALQPVNLIYCFIGVFIGTLVGVLPGIGPISAMSLLLPITLSGTPESGIIMMAGIYYGSMYGGSTTSILVNIPGEAASVVTCIDGHQMAKQGRAGPALGISAFGSFFAGTFALIALMLVAPKLASVAIAFGPAEYFSLMVLGLVVLTFLTQGSMAKALLMACIGVVLGVIGLDSITAQPRLTFGRVELIDGIGLVPVVMGLFGIAEVLLNTEQVIKRDIINTKITHLLPSKEDWKASAGPMTRGTVLGFFLGILPGGGAVISSFASYALEKRLSRTPERFGNGAIEGVAGPEAANNAAAGGAFIPLMTLGIPPNVVMALLLGAFVIHGLQPGPLMITQNPGLFWGIVASMYIGNLMLLVLNLPMIGMWVQLLKLPYNILFPLIILFTIIGVYCSSNNVFDVYVMIAFGIIGYFMRKLGYEPAPLVLAFVLGPMLENNLRKSLILSQGDLMTFVERPISAACLALAVVLLIGPLLPALRKKRELVALDEGV encoded by the coding sequence ATGGACACACTCATCAATGTCGCCCATGGCTTCGGCGTCGCCCTTCAACCCGTCAATCTGATCTACTGCTTCATCGGCGTGTTCATCGGCACGCTGGTCGGCGTGCTGCCGGGCATCGGCCCGATCTCGGCTATGTCGCTGCTGCTGCCGATCACGCTGTCGGGGACGCCGGAGTCCGGCATCATCATGATGGCCGGCATCTATTACGGCTCGATGTATGGCGGCTCGACCACCTCGATCCTGGTCAACATTCCCGGCGAGGCCGCTTCCGTCGTCACCTGTATCGATGGCCACCAGATGGCCAAGCAGGGCCGCGCGGGACCTGCGCTCGGCATCTCCGCATTCGGCTCGTTCTTCGCCGGTACCTTCGCGCTGATCGCGCTGATGCTGGTGGCGCCAAAGCTCGCCAGCGTCGCGATTGCATTCGGCCCGGCCGAGTATTTCAGCCTGATGGTGCTCGGCCTCGTGGTGCTGACCTTCCTGACGCAGGGCTCGATGGCGAAGGCGCTGTTGATGGCCTGCATCGGCGTCGTGCTCGGCGTGATCGGGCTCGACAGCATCACCGCGCAGCCGCGCCTGACTTTCGGCCGGGTGGAGTTGATCGACGGCATCGGCCTCGTCCCCGTGGTCATGGGCCTGTTCGGAATCGCCGAAGTGCTGCTCAACACCGAGCAGGTCATCAAACGCGACATCATCAACACCAAGATCACGCACCTGCTTCCAAGCAAAGAGGACTGGAAAGCCAGTGCCGGCCCGATGACGCGCGGAACGGTTCTTGGATTTTTCCTCGGCATCCTGCCGGGCGGCGGCGCGGTGATCTCGTCGTTCGCGTCCTATGCGCTGGAGAAGCGGCTGTCCAGGACGCCGGAGCGCTTCGGCAACGGCGCGATCGAGGGCGTGGCGGGACCCGAAGCCGCCAACAATGCCGCAGCGGGCGGCGCCTTCATTCCGCTGATGACACTTGGGATTCCACCAAACGTGGTAATGGCGCTGTTGCTCGGCGCCTTCGTCATTCACGGGCTGCAGCCCGGTCCGCTGATGATCACGCAGAACCCCGGCCTGTTCTGGGGCATCGTCGCCAGCATGTATATCGGCAACCTGATGCTGCTGGTGCTGAACCTGCCGATGATCGGCATGTGGGTGCAGCTCCTCAAATTGCCCTACAACATCCTGTTCCCGCTGATCATCCTGTTCACCATCATCGGCGTCTATTGCTCCAGCAACAACGTGTTCGATGTCTATGTGATGATCGCGTTCGGCATTATCGGCTATTTCATGCGCAAGCTCGGCTACGAGCCGGCGCCGCTGGTGCTGGCCTTCGTGCTCGGGCCAATGCTGGAGAACAACCTGCGCAAGTCGCTGATCCTGTCGCAGGGCGATCTGATGACCTTCGTCGAGCGGCCGATTTCGGCCGCCTGTCTCGCATTGGCGGTCGTGCTGCTGATCGGCCCGCTGCTGCCGGCGCTGCGCAAGAAGCGCGAACTGGTCGCGCTGGACGAAGGAGTGTGA
- a CDS encoding tripartite tricarboxylate transporter TctB family protein yields MTNDTNVKFRLNNSELWGGLVGLGLGGFVIWSGLKLKLGTINDPGSGFVLFYTGILMCLFAASITIAALTEGGPTFGSRWVDTRWTKPLLVIVCLIAFSFALNPLGFLLSSIPLMLLLLRVVDPVRWPLAVPIAVLVPLGMWWVLKRLLLIQLPSGIFEIG; encoded by the coding sequence ATGACCAACGACACCAACGTCAAATTCCGCCTCAACAATTCCGAACTGTGGGGCGGGCTGGTCGGGCTTGGGCTCGGCGGCTTCGTGATCTGGTCCGGCCTCAAGCTCAAGCTCGGCACCATCAACGATCCCGGCTCCGGCTTCGTGCTGTTCTATACGGGCATCCTGATGTGCCTGTTCGCCGCCTCGATCACCATCGCCGCATTGACCGAGGGCGGGCCGACCTTTGGCTCGCGCTGGGTGGACACGCGCTGGACCAAGCCGCTGCTGGTGATCGTCTGCCTCATCGCTTTTTCCTTCGCGCTCAACCCGCTCGGATTTCTGCTGTCCTCGATCCCGCTGATGTTGCTGCTGTTGCGCGTGGTCGATCCCGTCCGCTGGCCGCTAGCCGTTCCGATTGCCGTGCTGGTTCCGCTCGGGATGTGGTGGGTCCTCAAACGTCTGCTCCTGATCCAGTTGCCCTCCGGCATCTTCGAAATCGGCTGA
- a CDS encoding M20 family metallopeptidase — protein MADRADAIARVREHLNSGAFLAELGRRVGYRTESQNPGSGEALRAYLVDDLQPAFAALDFSTRLIESPTGKGPYLLADYREDASLPTVLTYGHGDVVDGMEGEWRDNLDPWKTTTKGERVYGRGTADNKGQHSINLAALRAVRETRGGKLGFNAKFIIETGEEIGSPDLRQVCEAHREELKADLFLASDGPRLSADRPTIFLGCRGGNRIHLDVNLREGGNHSGNWGGVLANPATILCNAIASLVDGKGRMKLDALKPPRISNAVRAALADVKIEPTAGEPALAPDWGEEGLSPAERLFAWNTLEVLAMSSGNIDKPANAIPGRANAVLQLRFVVGTRYEEVADAVRAHLHANGFPMVEVSGAQRFAASRTDVDSPWVNWTADSILKTTGKAPAMLPNFGGSLPNDVFAEGLGLPTIWVPHSYPGCSQHAPDEHILLPVTEEALAIMAGLFWDLGEKKRAF, from the coding sequence ATGGCTGATAGAGCCGACGCGATTGCGCGGGTACGTGAGCATCTAAATTCCGGTGCGTTTCTCGCCGAGCTCGGCCGCAGGGTCGGTTATCGGACCGAAAGCCAGAACCCCGGCAGCGGCGAGGCGTTGCGCGCCTATCTCGTCGACGACCTCCAGCCCGCCTTCGCCGCGCTCGATTTCTCCACCCGCCTGATCGAATCGCCGACCGGCAAGGGTCCGTATCTATTGGCGGATTATCGCGAGGACGCCTCGCTGCCGACCGTGCTCACCTATGGCCATGGCGATGTCGTCGACGGCATGGAAGGCGAATGGCGCGACAATCTCGACCCCTGGAAAACCACGACCAAAGGCGAGCGCGTCTATGGCCGCGGCACCGCCGACAACAAGGGCCAGCACAGCATCAATCTCGCGGCCTTGCGCGCCGTGCGCGAGACCCGCGGCGGCAAGCTCGGCTTCAACGCCAAATTCATCATCGAGACCGGCGAGGAGATCGGCTCGCCGGATCTGCGGCAGGTGTGCGAGGCTCATCGCGAGGAGCTGAAGGCCGATCTGTTCCTGGCCTCCGACGGCCCGCGGCTTTCGGCCGATCGGCCGACCATTTTCCTCGGCTGCCGCGGCGGCAACCGCATCCATCTCGACGTCAATCTGCGTGAGGGCGGGAACCATTCGGGCAATTGGGGCGGCGTGCTCGCCAACCCCGCGACGATCCTTTGCAACGCCATCGCGAGCCTCGTCGACGGCAAGGGGCGGATGAAGCTCGACGCGCTCAAGCCGCCGCGGATTTCGAACGCAGTGCGCGCGGCGCTCGCGGACGTGAAGATCGAGCCGACCGCCGGCGAGCCGGCGCTGGCGCCCGACTGGGGCGAGGAGGGATTGTCGCCGGCAGAACGGCTGTTTGCCTGGAACACGCTGGAAGTGCTGGCGATGTCGTCGGGCAATATCGACAAGCCGGCCAACGCCATTCCCGGCCGCGCCAATGCCGTGCTGCAGCTTCGCTTCGTCGTCGGCACCAGGTACGAAGAGGTCGCTGACGCCGTGCGCGCGCATTTGCATGCCAACGGCTTTCCGATGGTGGAGGTCAGCGGCGCGCAGCGCTTCGCCGCCTCGCGCACCGATGTCGACAGTCCCTGGGTGAACTGGACGGCGGACTCGATCCTGAAGACCACCGGCAAGGCGCCCGCGATGCTGCCGAATTTCGGCGGCTCGCTGCCCAACGACGTATTCGCCGAAGGACTGGGGCTGCCGACGATCTGGGTGCCGCATTCCTATCCCGGCTGCTCGCAGCATGCGCCGGATGAACACATTCTTCTGCCCGTGACCGAGGAAGCGCTCGCCATCATGGCGGGGCTGTTCTGGGATCTCGGCGAGAAGAAGCGGGCCTTTTAG
- a CDS encoding GFA family protein, translated as MFPEDESEKKKTKAVAIGKPAAGQCLCGKVAFEIDVPARWAWHDHSPSSRRAHGAAYATYVGSWRKRFRITKGKTSLARYEDEATKTVRSFCSHCGTPIAYERPRSPHMVNIPRALFSGRTGRQPLYHIAIEELQEWAYTGEPLVPLKGYPGVVWQRSKRKKRADREGMV; from the coding sequence ATGTTTCCGGAAGATGAATCGGAAAAGAAGAAAACCAAAGCCGTCGCGATCGGCAAACCCGCCGCCGGCCAGTGCCTGTGCGGCAAAGTCGCCTTCGAGATCGACGTGCCGGCGCGCTGGGCCTGGCACGATCATTCGCCGTCGAGCCGCCGCGCGCATGGCGCGGCCTATGCAACCTATGTCGGAAGCTGGCGCAAACGTTTTCGTATCACCAAAGGCAAGACCAGCCTTGCACGCTACGAAGACGAGGCCACCAAGACCGTACGCAGCTTCTGCTCGCACTGCGGCACGCCGATCGCCTACGAGCGCCCGCGCTCGCCGCACATGGTCAATATCCCCCGTGCGCTGTTTTCGGGCCGCACCGGGCGGCAACCGCTCTATCACATCGCGATCGAGGAATTGCAGGAATGGGCCTACACCGGCGAGCCGCTGGTGCCGCTGAAGGGATATCCCGGCGTGGTCTGGCAGCGCTCGAAAAGGAAGAAGCGCGCGGACCGGGAAGGGATGGTCTAG